The DNA sequence AGTCTTGAATAATCCCAGGTAGGGAGTCCTTGAGGATTCGGATCACGTGAGTAACGATTTCTTTCTGCAGTTGCCAATCGGAGGGATCGATTAGATTGGCGGTCTGCCATTCGATCAGCTGGATGAGTTTTTGTTGTTTCATGGCTTCTCCGAGTTGTGCCAGCACGTTTGCGATTCCGGCGCCAAAGATGTCGATGGCATCGAGATATGCCGCTTCGTAACCGCGGGCGCCGTTGTTGTCGTAGTGTTGGTCGAGGAGCCAGATTGCCTCGGTTAGAGCTTTTGAGCGTGTGCGTTCAGACGGAACTGCACTACTGTAATCAGGCATATGCAGCACAAAGTCTGTCAGGCATTCGTTGAATTCGGTGAATGCACTGATGTCGGCTTCCGGGGAACGTAGCTGCCAATGGCGGCATCCCAGACTTGGGACATTTCCTCAACTGCAGTTACGGAAAGCACCTTGTCAATAATGTCTCTGATCCGTTTGGATTGCTCTTCTTCATTCGAATTCTTCATAGTAGAACTGCTCCTCCGGCGATGATTGTTTGTCACTCGAAGCCATGGAAACACCGGAAGTACCGAAAATGCGCGCTTTGGTGCCGCCGGCAGCTATTTCATCTTTGACTTCCTGAATTGGCTTGTAGTAGTGCTGATGTGAGTGGTCAATGATTTGTTGCTGGTAGTTCGTTTCGGGAATTGGCAGTTTGTCTTTGGTCTTGATCTTGACGATGTCGGTACCGATACGAGCAACCGCTTCACCGATACCAAAATTGGCAATGTCGTCCGGCTCAACCAACTTGCGCAAATCCTTGACTAAATAATGGGCGTCGTTCAAGTCAACGTTAAACACAATTGTTGATCCCGAGGTCAGAATGGCGTCGCGAGTCGCCCGGTTAAACTGCTCGAGGTATTGGTGGGCAAGCGTGAGACTCACCGCAAACTTGCGATTCTCAGCAATCAAATCCTCAAATGAGGCATTGAGAAAACGGTGTGCTTCATCGCAATAGATATGAAAAGGCTTTCGCAGTTCGATTGCCGTGTCGCTGCGGCTAAGCGCGGTGATATGGAGCAGTGAGAGAATGAAACTCCCCAACAATTCTCGAACATCCGACCCGAGTTCGGCGAGATCGATCAGGAGAATCTTGCCGGAATCCATGATCTCGCGAAAGTTAATGCGGCTTTCCGGCTGGGAGAGCATTAACGCTACCGTGCCAGACATCAAGTAGTTTGCTCAATTTATGCTGTGGCGGTGTTAAGTCCTGGTTGCTGTATTTGGCGAAGTCGTTTTGCCAGAAATTTTGTGTTATAGCATTGTCGAGCACCTTCTGGATTTCGATAATTAAGGATTTGCTTTCCTTTGAGCCTTTCCGCAGCAAGTTGGCGACGTCAAGGAATGAAGATCCGGGGACCATCAGCAAAGCATAGATGGCATGCCGCAGCAGGTTTTCAAGGCGATCGCCCCAGCCTTGGACAATTGACTTGATCGCTGAGACGATGTCGTCGGCTGTACGGCTGATGTCTTGGTTGGGAACGGCTTGTAACGGATTCCAGAGCGGAACCCACGAACGATCTCCAGGGAAAAAGTAGATCACGCGGTCCCTGTGTTCCTCTGGGATAATCTGCAAAAGACGACGTACCAAGTCACCGTGAGGATCAAGCACGGCCACTCCGGCACCGGCCTGAATATCGTTGAGAACCATGTGCTCCAAGAGAGTTGACTTACCCATTCCAGGTCTGGCGATAAGATGAGTGCTGCGAGATCTAATTTCGCTCGGTATGCACACCGTTTTTTTCGTACCGGCGAATTCAGAGATGCCGACCGGCGTACCGGCGAGCAGGGTTTCTTCTTTGACTGGCAGTGTCTCCAGCATGGTCACCGATTTCCGGCGGTCCAGCATTTCCGCCGGCGGCAAATGCACTAGCCCGCAAAGCTCAGAAGAGTTCAAGAGGAATCCGTGCCTGTGACACTGGCCATTAACGAACATTGCCTGGACGGCACCGGCGGCAATGACCATTTGGTATTCATCCTGTGTAACGGATTGTAGTGGACGCCCTCCGTGCTGGAATAGATGGGCAACTCCAGTCAACCTTTGAAGATGTTCACTGCTCGTTTCACCGGCACCAACCATTCCGATTCTTAACGCGCAAGCAAAGAACGGTTTGTCATTGTGAGCCTTGGTCTCGGAATCAAACGCCATGCCCTTAAGTTCGCCGGAAGGCGATTGATTCGGTGATCGAGAAGGAACTGAAAAGCCAGAGAGAAGCTTGATATTGTACTCCAAGTCGAGCAACGTGTTGACATTCTGATGCCAATCGTTGTCGGCAGCCGTCGACTGAAGCAATACTTGATAGCAGCCTACGGCATCGCTCGGTACACGTTCAAGCGCAACAAACACTGCATCCAGTGGAGAGATCTTGAATTCATCCGGCTGCGTCAGCAGGTGGGAATATGGCGGCAATGGATAGAAGTCACTGAAAAGCGCCTGACTCCAGTCTATATGGCCATACCGCTCAAATGGATTCTCGATGTCGAGAGTTATCTCGCACGCCTCGAACTGGCTTCGAAATGCCGTGTCCAGAAGCGCTGCGTCCTTGTCCGTTACCAAGAAGCCCAGCTGTATGTTGTCGCGATTTCCGACAATCTCAAATGCCACCCTGAACCGGCATCCCTTGAGCATTTTGAGAAAGAGCTCCGCTTTCACCCAGCTGAACTTGTGATCTGGCGATATCCAAGCTCTCAACCGCTGGAGTCTGACGGGCTCAGAAACTGCTGCTACAGCCTGGTACTGTTCGGCCGTTGTCGACACTGATGGGCTTCCTGCCATGCCAATTGCAAACGGTGAGAACGGCGGCTCAAGTGCGACCGGGCCGGAGAAGATGTCGGGTAAACAACCTTTCGCTGCCTCGGCCTCGATTGCCGCTCGAGCCCTTGCGGCGATGACTTGTGATTGTGCACGGGCTATAATGGACTTTTCGATTGGCACTGGTCTTAACCTTCGGCAACAGGGTTCTGGGTCTTCCAATGCTTAAGGCGGATCAAAGTTACCGACTGTTTCAGATAGGTGATCTCTTTGGTAGGCGAAAGCGCTTCGGCGAGGTCCGGTGAATCGTCCTGTGGAGTCTTGACGGACGGTACTTTTGGTGGACCATCAATGTAATGGTAAAATCAGATTCGCAGGGTCACATTCCGGATCATATAGGGATGGTTCTCGAGCACTTTCTCGAATCGCATCAAAAGCGTCAGGCCATTATTCTCAAGTAACTCTGGAGGAAGATAGTCTTCAAACCGTTCCGAATACTCCCGAGCTGCATCTTCCTTTTCCTCATCATCGAGATACATGAGAAATTCTTCCACGGTCACATGTATATCTATACGTTGAAATTCGCTAGCGGCATGCTTGGCAATCCGCTTCATCAGCCCGTATAGACCGCCGTGAATTCCTGTGCGAGCTATGAGGTGCGCATGCTCTACCCCATTCTCACCGAAGTAAGACCGCAAGAGCTTGAATACCTGGTTGCGATTCCAACTATAGTCATAGTACGGCCAGTACTCCCACACGCATGACTGAACACTCTGATGGAATAGTGTCATGAAATGCAGGAAATCCTGACAACTTTCTACGCATGCATTGGCGGAGGGAAACGTATCTAGGCCGAAGTCGGCGCGCCGCTCCGGGCCGTCGATAACTTTGACCGGATCGAGCTTAACTAGCAAGTCTGAAAGAACCGTCATCTTGCCGTCTTTCAGATCCTCAGAAACAACGCAGACGTTTTTCTAAGTCCATCAACATAAGCCCGGATGAGATCTTCATAGTCAGCTGCGTATCTCTCTGGGTTCGCTGTATCTAATTGCTTCAGAACATCTGGTCCACATCGTGACATGAACTGTGAGATGATATCAACCTTGTCCTCCCAAGAGTTTGGTTTGACTTCGTCGTCAAGAACCTTGCGCATATGTCTTGCGATAGACTCCGCCTTCAAGCTGTCGGCGATGATGTCAAGTATGGCGCGCAGTCCGCCATTTGTCCCGAAACGGGCATCGTTGAATGCGCCAACAAATCCTCCACGTTGCTGTCGATACTCGCGATCAAGAATGTCCTTAGCTCTTCCCTCTGACTCGGAAGCTGTTAGGTAGCCACCATGGGAGATACAGGTGACAAAATGATAATTGTAATATTCTCCGATCACTCGTGTGAATTCACCGATGTCGACAATGGCGAAGAGTGGTGGAGCGTATTTCATTCTGGCTTGATCATGCGGGATGGCGATCAGCCTAGCGATGTATCTTTCGTCAAGTTGTTCGAGTATAGATGAAAGATATCCCATAATTGATCCTCAAATACTACTACATCAATCTAATGATCGCGATAAGCCGGTCAAGTGATTGTGAGTAGGTTTCGATAATTGGCTCATAATCGGCTGCGTATCGTTCCGGCGGCTGGTTGTGAATCTCTGGTGGGAGTGTTGGTCCCAGTTGTTCTATAAGCGACTTAATCAGGTTGGTTTTGGTTGTGAAGTCCAATGGATCAATGGCGGTTTTCAGAACCATTCTGACGTATTTTCGGCGCTCTTCCTCTTTGAGGTGGCGGGTCATTTCATCATAGATTAATCGAAGTCCGCCGCGAGTGCCATCGACAGCCTCTACGTAAGCTCCTTTTTCTTCGCCGGAGTTTGAAAAAGCGCGTCGAAGTAGTTCCAATGCGTCTGGTCCGACTCGGTTATAATCCTCAAGCCCTGGCAGGAGTCCGCGGTGGCGAAGTAGATGCGCATAAAATGCCGTTATGCATTCTAAGAACTCCTCAAAATCTCAACCGTCACGCGGTCAGAAACGTAGCCGGCGCGGGCGGTGTCAATCGGCAGAAGCAGATTCCGGGCGATACTCTCTGCCGAAAGCTCATCGATCAAGTGCTTGAGCAAAGCGGTTGTTACTGTCCCCGCAATCTTTGAAGGCGCCTCTGGCTCAACTCCTGGCGATGGTCGTCCAGTGTCCCCAAAAGAAGCCCGATAAAGCGACCTCACGTCCGGGTAATCCGATTCAGCGGCTAACTGCGACAGGCTGAGGCAATCCTTCATCTCGACCAATGGCCATATCCCCGGCTTCCTTTTTGTATAGGGTGGCATTGAAGCGATCAGTTGCGAAAGTCGGTCGCCAAAGCCGGAAGGGTATGCCCGTATGCCTGCGAAGTACTCCACGAAGACATGAAACAGCTCTCTTGCCTTCTTAAAGTCACTCTTTAACAAGCTCCCTTCTTCCGCCGTCCAGAAGCGAAGATCATTTCCCTGAACGAGATGCATGGTTGCTTTCTCAACGGGACTGCCGAAGGTAGGATTGCCGCTTTCGCCTTCAAAATAGCCCGACCTCAGCGAAGCTAATGAGAGCTCTTCCTCACTTGCTACCAGCGGCAACAGCTCAGAAATGTCACGAACCGCAATGATGTCCAGCCGATCCTGATATTCGATTACTGCCCTTCTGACTTTGTCGGTTTCGCCAGGTGATAACTGCTTGGCGGATGCGTCCGCATCGACGCCGGCGAAAATGAATCGCTTTATTGAAGGATCGGTAGAGGCGGCATTGAGCTTTTCCGGAATTCCTTTTACCGGTAGGAAATGCCCGTCGACTGTCGCAACTTGACCGGTGAAAACAGTGTCTTCTGGAATCGGGAAATTCAGGGTCACTGAAAGCGCAGCCATCAGGAATGCAAGGTCAAGTGAATGGCCCGAAACTGTAAAGTCGAGTCCGTGCAGGGCCGCTGCGCTAATTCCCTTCACGCTCATTTCATAGTCACTAGGATTGATTCCG is a window from the bacterium genome containing:
- a CDS encoding type IV secretion system DNA-binding domain-containing protein — protein: MPIEKSIIARAQSQVIAARARAAIEAEAAKGCLPDIFSGPVALEPPFSPFAIGMAGSPSVSTTAEQYQAVAAVSEPVRLQRLRAWISPDHKFSWVKAELFLKMLKGCRFRVAFEIVGNRDNIQLGFLVTDKDAALLDTAFRSQFEACEITLDIENPFERYGHIDWSQALFSDFYPLPPYSHLLTQPDEFKISPLDAVFVALERVPSDAVGCYQVLLQSTAADNDWHQNVNTLLDLEYNIKLLSGFSVPSRSPNQSPSGELKGMAFDSETKAHNDKPFFACALRIGMVGAGETSSEHLQRLTGVAHLFQHGGRPLQSVTQDEYQMVIAAGAVQAMFVNGQCHRHGFLLNSSELCGLVHLPPAEMLDRRKSVTMLETLPVKEETLLAGTPVGISEFAGTKKTVCIPSEIRSRSTHLIARPGMGKSTLLEHMVLNDIQAGAGVAVLDPHGDLVRRLLQIIPEEHRDRVIYFFPGDRSWVPLWNPLQAVPNQDISRTADDIVSAIKSIVQGWGDRLENLLRHAIYALLMVPGSSFLDVANLLRKGSKESKSLIIEIQKVLDNAITQNFWQNDFAKYSNQDLTPPQHKLSKLLDVWHGSVNALPAGKPH